A stretch of the Pseudomonas helvetica genome encodes the following:
- the folE gene encoding GTP cyclohydrolase I FolE — translation MSLEQNYTAILGQLGEDATREGLLDTPKRAAKAMQYLCRGYEQTLEEVTNGALFSSDNSEMVLVKNIELYSLCEHHLLPFIGKAHVAYIPSGKVLGLSKVARIVDMYARRLQIQENLSRQIAEAVQQVTGALGVAVVIEAQHMCMMMRGVEKQNSSMITSVMLGEFRENAATRSEFLSLIK, via the coding sequence ATGTCCCTGGAACAGAATTACACGGCGATCCTCGGCCAGCTTGGCGAAGACGCCACCCGCGAAGGTCTGCTCGACACGCCGAAGCGTGCCGCCAAAGCCATGCAGTACCTTTGCCGCGGTTATGAGCAGACGCTCGAAGAAGTCACCAACGGTGCCTTGTTCAGCTCCGACAACAGCGAAATGGTGCTGGTCAAGAACATCGAGCTCTACTCGTTGTGCGAACACCACTTGCTGCCATTCATCGGCAAGGCCCACGTGGCCTATATCCCGAGTGGCAAGGTGCTGGGCCTGTCGAAAGTCGCGCGGATCGTCGATATGTACGCCCGCCGCCTGCAGATCCAGGAAAACCTTAGCCGGCAGATCGCCGAGGCTGTCCAGCAAGTGACTGGCGCCCTGGGCGTGGCGGTGGTGATCGAAGCCCAGCACATGTGCATGATGATGCGCGGTGTAGAGAAACAGAACTCGTCGATGATCACCTCGGTGATGCTTGGTGAGTTCCGCGAAAACGCGGCGACCCGCAGCGAGTTTCTCAGCCTGATCAAGTAA
- the prmB gene encoding 50S ribosomal protein L3 N(5)-glutamine methyltransferase, with protein sequence MITSRLRTLRDHIRWAVSRFHGEDLFFGHGTDNAWDEARQLVLGALHLPWEIADSYLDCRLEDDELVNLQRLLKRRIEERIPTAYLLGEAWFCGMSFIVDERVLIPRSPIGELIEKRFAPWLGSEPARILDLCTGSGCIGIACAYEFQNAEVVLADLSFEALEVANQNIERHGVDERVYTVQGDGFDGLPGQRFDLIVSNPPYVDAEDFADMPDEYQHEPELGLACGDDGLNLVRRMLAEAADHLTEKGLLIVEVGNSQVHVEALYPEVDFAWLEFERGGHGVFMLSAEQCRQHQALFAARV encoded by the coding sequence GTGATCACTTCCCGCCTGCGCACCTTGCGCGACCACATTCGTTGGGCTGTCAGCCGTTTTCATGGGGAGGATCTGTTTTTCGGCCATGGGACCGACAACGCCTGGGACGAAGCCCGTCAACTGGTGTTGGGGGCATTGCACCTACCGTGGGAAATCGCCGATAGCTACTTGGATTGCCGTCTTGAAGACGACGAACTGGTCAACCTGCAGCGCTTGCTCAAGCGTCGAATCGAGGAGCGCATCCCGACGGCTTACCTGTTGGGCGAAGCCTGGTTCTGCGGGATGTCGTTCATCGTTGACGAGCGTGTATTGATTCCGCGTTCGCCGATTGGCGAGCTGATCGAAAAACGGTTTGCGCCGTGGTTGGGCAGCGAACCTGCACGGATTCTTGACCTGTGCACCGGTTCCGGTTGCATCGGCATTGCCTGCGCCTACGAGTTCCAGAACGCTGAAGTGGTGTTAGCGGATCTGTCTTTCGAAGCGCTGGAAGTGGCCAATCAGAACATCGAGCGCCATGGCGTCGATGAGCGCGTGTACACCGTTCAGGGCGATGGCTTCGACGGTTTGCCAGGGCAGCGTTTCGACTTGATCGTGTCCAACCCGCCTTACGTTGACGCCGAAGATTTTGCCGACATGCCGGATGAATACCAGCACGAACCCGAACTGGGTCTGGCCTGTGGTGACGATGGTTTGAACCTGGTGCGGCGCATGCTCGCCGAAGCGGCGGATCACCTGACCGAGAAGGGCTTGCTGATCGTTGAAGTCGGCAACAGCCAGGTGCACGTCGAGGCGTTGTACCCGGAAGTCGATTTCGCCTGGCTGGAATTCGAGCGCGGCGGTCACGGTGTGTTCATGCTCAGCGCCGAGCAATGCCGCCAGCATCAGGCGTTGTTCGCTGCCAGGGTTTAA
- a CDS encoding MarR family transcriptional regulator, which yields MLDLKNQSTQQTAMEAFFFGYQAFTAKADEMLERRGLSRVHQRIVFFIARYPALSVKELLALLGVSKQALNIPLRQLVEMHLVDSVASATDKRKRLLELTVDGARFEESLRREQVKLLERVFAEAGEAAVDGWLAVNKALGENR from the coding sequence ATGCTTGACCTTAAAAACCAAAGCACCCAGCAAACCGCCATGGAAGCGTTCTTCTTCGGCTACCAGGCCTTTACTGCCAAAGCCGACGAAATGCTTGAGCGGCGCGGTTTGAGCCGCGTGCATCAGCGCATCGTGTTTTTCATCGCCCGCTACCCAGCCCTGAGCGTCAAGGAATTGCTCGCACTACTCGGTGTGAGCAAGCAGGCGCTGAACATTCCGCTGCGTCAGTTGGTGGAAATGCACCTGGTGGACAGCGTGGCGTCAGCGACCGACAAGCGTAAACGCCTGCTGGAGCTGACCGTCGACGGCGCGCGGTTCGAGGAGTCGCTGCGGCGTGAGCAAGTGAAATTGCTTGAGCGAGTGTTTGCCGAGGCTGGCGAGGCGGCGGTGGATGGCTGGTTGGCGGTGAACAAAGCGCTGGGCGAAAACCGCTAA
- a CDS encoding PLP-dependent aminotransferase family protein — MAFSERVSRLKSSLIREILAAAQRPEVMSFAGGLPAEAMLPKVEWADMPLSMGQYGMSEGEPALREALAAEARALGVPCEASQVLVVSGSQQTLDLAAKLYIDKGTEIMLEAPTYLAALQIFQLFGADCLTVPLEADGPNLNELRARLEKHHPAFIYLIPTFQNPSAVRYSEAKRDAVAALLDEFGVTLIEDEPYRELTFDGGSATPIVSRLKKASWIYTGTVSKTLLPGLRVGYLIASPDLFPHLLRLKQSADLHTNRVGQWQALQWIGSEKFRDHLSELRDFYRVRRDAFQLALETHFCDLAEWNVPQGGLFFWLILKQPLDTRTLLNEALAQNVAFMPGEPFFSEPDNNPGHLRLNFSHIDPARLDEGLKRLAGVVRQAQAAQAA, encoded by the coding sequence ATGGCTTTTTCCGAACGTGTCTCGCGCCTTAAAAGTTCTTTGATTCGTGAAATCCTTGCCGCGGCTCAGCGCCCGGAAGTGATGTCGTTTGCCGGTGGCCTGCCTGCCGAAGCCATGCTGCCGAAGGTCGAGTGGGCTGACATGCCGTTGTCCATGGGCCAATACGGCATGAGCGAAGGCGAACCGGCATTACGCGAAGCGCTGGCGGCTGAGGCCCGGGCCTTGGGCGTACCGTGTGAGGCGAGTCAGGTGTTGGTGGTCAGCGGCTCCCAGCAAACCCTGGATCTGGCGGCCAAGCTGTACATCGACAAAGGCACCGAGATCATGCTCGAAGCGCCGACCTATCTGGCGGCGCTGCAAATCTTCCAGCTGTTCGGCGCTGACTGTCTGACCGTGCCGCTGGAGGCTGACGGCCCGAACCTGAATGAGCTGCGCGCGCGCCTGGAAAAACATCACCCGGCGTTCATCTATCTGATCCCGACGTTCCAGAACCCCTCGGCCGTGCGCTACAGCGAAGCCAAGCGCGATGCAGTGGCAGCGTTGCTCGATGAATTCGGCGTGACCCTGATCGAAGACGAACCCTACCGTGAACTGACCTTTGATGGCGGCAGCGCGACGCCCATCGTCAGTCGCTTGAAGAAGGCCAGCTGGATCTACACCGGCACCGTGTCCAAGACCTTGCTGCCTGGCTTGCGCGTCGGCTATTTGATCGCCAGCCCGGACCTGTTCCCGCACCTGCTGCGACTCAAGCAATCGGCTGACTTGCACACCAACCGTGTTGGCCAATGGCAGGCGTTGCAATGGATTGGCAGCGAGAAGTTTCGCGATCACCTGAGTGAGCTGCGGGACTTCTACCGGGTTCGGCGTGACGCCTTCCAGTTGGCACTGGAAACCCATTTCTGCGATCTGGCCGAGTGGAATGTACCGCAAGGCGGGCTGTTTTTCTGGTTGATCCTGAAGCAGCCATTGGACACCCGGACCTTGCTGAACGAGGCGTTGGCGCAGAACGTGGCCTTTATGCCGGGGGAGCCGTTCTTCTCTGAACCGGACAACAATCCGGGGCATCTGCGGCTGAACTTCAGCCACATCGATCCGGCGCGGCTGGACGAAGGGCTTAAACGATTGGCTGGAGTAGTGCGTCAGGCACAGGCTGCTCAGGCTGCGTGA
- the aroC gene encoding chorismate synthase encodes MSGNTYGKLFTVTTAGESHGPALVAIVDGCPPGLELSLEDLQRDLDRRKPGTSRHTTQRQEADEVEILSGVFEGRTTGCAIGLLIRNTDQKSKDYSAIKDLFRPAHADYTYHHKYGERDYRGGGRSSARETAMRVAAGAIAKKYLATQGIVIRGYMSQLGPIEIPFKTWDSVEQNAFFSPDPDKVPELEAYMDQLRRDQDSVGAKITVVAEGVKPGLGEPIFDRLDAELAHALMSINAVKGVEIGAGFASVAQRGTEHRDEMTPEGFLSNNAGGILGGISSGQPIVAHLALKPTSSITTPGRSIDIHGNPVDVVTKGRHDPCVGIRATPIAEAMMAIVLMDHLLRNRGQNADVRVSTPVLGQL; translated from the coding sequence ATGTCCGGCAATACCTACGGCAAGCTGTTCACTGTCACCACCGCGGGCGAAAGCCATGGTCCGGCGTTGGTCGCCATTGTCGACGGCTGCCCGCCGGGCCTTGAACTGTCCCTGGAAGACTTGCAGCGTGATCTGGACCGCCGCAAGCCCGGCACCAGCCGCCACACCACCCAGCGTCAGGAAGCCGACGAAGTCGAAATCCTCTCTGGCGTGTTCGAGGGCCGCACCACCGGTTGCGCGATTGGCCTGCTGATCCGCAATACCGACCAGAAGTCCAAGGACTACTCGGCGATCAAGGACCTGTTCCGCCCGGCCCACGCCGACTACACCTATCACCACAAATACGGCGAGCGCGATTACCGTGGCGGTGGTCGCAGCTCGGCGCGGGAAACCGCCATGCGTGTGGCTGCGGGGGCGATTGCGAAAAAATACCTGGCGACCCAGGGCATCGTCATTCGCGGCTACATGAGCCAGCTTGGGCCTATCGAAATCCCGTTCAAGACCTGGGACTCGGTCGAGCAAAACGCCTTCTTCAGCCCCGACCCGGACAAAGTGCCAGAGCTTGAGGCCTACATGGATCAATTGCGCCGCGACCAGGATTCGGTCGGCGCGAAGATCACCGTAGTCGCCGAAGGCGTGAAGCCTGGGCTCGGCGAACCGATCTTCGACCGTCTCGACGCCGAACTGGCCCATGCGCTGATGAGCATCAACGCGGTGAAAGGCGTGGAAATCGGTGCCGGTTTCGCCAGTGTCGCCCAACGCGGCACCGAACACCGTGACGAAATGACCCCGGAAGGTTTCCTCAGCAACAACGCGGGCGGGATTCTGGGCGGCATCTCTTCGGGGCAACCGATCGTTGCGCACCTGGCACTCAAGCCAACGTCGAGCATCACCACGCCGGGCCGTTCGATCGATATCCACGGCAACCCGGTGGACGTCGTTACCAAGGGCCGTCATGACCCGTGCGTCGGCATCCGCGCTACGCCGATTGCCGAAGCGATGATGGCCATCGTGTTGATGGACCACCTGCTGCGCAATCGCGGGCAAAACGCCGATGTGCGCGTCAGCACTCCGGTGCTGGGCCAGCTGTGA
- a CDS encoding MFS transporter: MAALPYWRLSSFYLFYFALLGSTAPFLALYFDHLGFSSARIGELVAIPMLMRCVAPNIWGWLGDYTGRRLAIVRFGAICTLLTFSLIFVSKSYAWLAMVMALHAFFWHAVLPQFEVITLAHLQGQTSRYSQIRLWGSIGFIITVVALGRLFEWLSLDIYPVTLVVIMGGIIISSLWVPNAQPAQGNRLAGEGFLKQLRSPGVLAFYGCVALMQMSHGPYYTFLTLHLEHLGYSRGVIGMLWALGVVAEVLMFLFMSKILGRFSVRRVLMASFLLAALRWLLLGSFAEFLWVLLFAQILHAATFGSFHAAAIHFVQRSFGARQQGQGQALYAALAGTGGALGALYSGYSWNALGATLTFSIASLAAFAAAVIIATRMQEDRP; this comes from the coding sequence GTGGCGGCGCTTCCATACTGGCGGTTGTCCAGCTTCTATCTGTTCTATTTCGCCTTGCTCGGTTCGACCGCGCCGTTCCTGGCGCTGTACTTCGATCACCTGGGGTTTTCCAGTGCGCGCATTGGCGAACTGGTGGCGATTCCGATGCTGATGCGCTGCGTCGCACCGAATATCTGGGGCTGGCTCGGTGACTACACCGGCCGGCGCCTGGCCATCGTGCGCTTCGGCGCGATCTGTACGCTGCTGACCTTTTCGCTGATCTTCGTCAGCAAAAGCTACGCCTGGCTGGCGATGGTCATGGCGCTGCATGCATTCTTCTGGCACGCGGTATTGCCGCAGTTCGAGGTCATCACCCTCGCGCATTTGCAGGGCCAGACTTCGCGCTACAGCCAGATCCGCTTGTGGGGATCGATCGGTTTCATCATCACCGTGGTTGCGTTGGGGCGGCTGTTTGAATGGTTGAGCCTGGACATCTACCCGGTGACGCTGGTGGTGATCATGGGCGGGATAATCATCAGCAGCCTCTGGGTGCCGAACGCCCAGCCGGCGCAAGGCAATCGGCTGGCGGGCGAGGGCTTTCTCAAGCAACTGCGCAGCCCCGGCGTGTTGGCATTTTATGGCTGCGTGGCACTGATGCAGATGAGCCATGGGCCGTATTACACTTTTCTGACCCTGCACCTTGAACACCTCGGTTACAGCCGCGGCGTGATCGGTATGCTCTGGGCGTTGGGAGTGGTCGCCGAAGTCCTGATGTTTTTGTTCATGAGCAAGATCCTTGGGCGCTTCTCGGTACGCCGGGTGTTGATGGCGAGTTTCCTGCTGGCGGCGTTACGCTGGCTGCTGCTCGGCTCGTTCGCCGAATTCCTGTGGGTGCTGCTGTTTGCGCAGATTCTGCACGCGGCGACCTTCGGCAGTTTTCACGCCGCGGCCATCCATTTCGTGCAACGTAGCTTCGGTGCACGCCAGCAAGGGCAGGGCCAGGCGTTGTACGCGGCACTGGCCGGCACCGGCGGAGCGTTGGGCGCGTTGTATTCCGGTTACAGCTGGAATGCCCTGGGCGCTACATTGACCTTTAGTATTGCCAGCCTCGCAGCGTTCGCTGCAGCCGTTATCATTGCCACACGTATGCAAGAGGACAGGCCATGA
- a CDS encoding glutathione S-transferase N-terminal domain-containing protein, with translation MLVKALRVGLGQLIIFIDFLTRPSKKKRPAAAQAQVENVAKGLTLYQFHACPFCVKTRRTLRRLNVPVALRDAKNNEQDRQTLLEQGGKIKVPCLRIEENGQTTWMYESKVIIDYLDKRFAAA, from the coding sequence GTGTTAGTAAAAGCGCTTCGTGTCGGCCTCGGCCAGCTGATCATTTTCATCGACTTCCTCACCCGCCCGAGCAAAAAGAAGCGCCCCGCTGCCGCTCAGGCCCAGGTCGAAAACGTAGCGAAAGGCCTGACGCTGTATCAGTTCCACGCCTGCCCGTTCTGTGTGAAAACCCGCCGCACCCTGCGCCGCCTGAATGTGCCGGTGGCTTTGCGTGATGCGAAGAACAACGAACAGGATCGCCAAACCCTGCTTGAGCAAGGCGGCAAGATCAAGGTGCCGTGCCTGCGTATCGAAGAGAATGGCCAGACTACCTGGATGTATGAATCCAAGGTGATCATTGATTATCTGGACAAGCGCTTCGCTGCAGCCTGA
- a CDS encoding Smr/MutS family protein, producing MQDDDFSLFKSAIQGVKPIKHDRAETGKPKADRAHIAKLRQAATVRTDATTVDGLSDQFVIDVGPEDELMWARDGVQESQMRKLKVGQIPFEGSLDLHGMTVEKARETLWAFLAEATKFEIRCVRVTHGKAVRLDGKRPMIKSHVNTWLRQHPQVLGFTSCQARHGGAGAVYVMLKRTMMEGRDE from the coding sequence ATGCAAGACGACGATTTTTCCCTGTTCAAAAGCGCGATCCAAGGCGTCAAGCCGATCAAGCACGATCGCGCCGAAACCGGCAAACCCAAGGCTGACCGCGCGCACATCGCCAAGCTGCGTCAGGCCGCCACCGTGCGCACCGATGCCACCACTGTTGACGGTCTGTCCGATCAGTTCGTGATCGATGTCGGTCCGGAAGACGAGTTGATGTGGGCGCGTGACGGTGTGCAGGAAAGCCAGATGCGCAAGTTGAAGGTCGGGCAGATCCCGTTCGAAGGCAGCCTCGACCTGCACGGCATGACCGTCGAAAAAGCCCGCGAGACGCTGTGGGCTTTTCTCGCCGAAGCAACAAAATTCGAAATCCGCTGCGTGCGCGTGACTCACGGCAAGGCTGTACGCCTGGACGGCAAGCGGCCGATGATCAAAAGTCACGTCAACACGTGGCTGCGCCAGCATCCGCAGGTGCTTGGCTTCACCTCGTGCCAGGCCAGACACGGCGGTGCCGGAGCGGTTTATGTGATGCTCAAACGGACCATGATGGAAGGTCGCGACGAGTAA
- a CDS encoding cysteine hydrolase family protein, translated as MSVPKTMFQLSGRGYAPANLAHATLVIIDAQKEYLSGPLALSGMDAAVDNIKQLLAAARKAGRPIVHVRHLGTVGGLFDPQGERGEFIPGLEPLADETVIGKLLPSAFHGTPLEKRLQDLGSLDLIVCGFMSHSSVSTTVRAAKNLGFRCTLVEDACATRDLPFKGGVLSAEHVQQTEMAIMADNFATLAQTQELI; from the coding sequence ATGTCCGTTCCAAAAACGATGTTTCAACTCAGCGGTCGTGGTTACGCGCCGGCCAATCTGGCCCATGCGACGCTGGTGATCATCGATGCCCAGAAAGAATACTTGAGCGGCCCCCTGGCCCTTTCCGGCATGGACGCCGCCGTCGACAATATCAAGCAACTGCTCGCGGCTGCCCGCAAGGCGGGTAGGCCGATCGTCCATGTACGCCACCTCGGCACCGTCGGTGGCCTGTTCGACCCACAAGGCGAACGCGGTGAATTCATCCCGGGCCTTGAGCCACTGGCTGACGAAACTGTCATCGGTAAATTGCTGCCCAGTGCGTTCCACGGCACCCCGTTGGAAAAACGCCTGCAAGACCTCGGCTCGCTGGACCTGATCGTCTGCGGTTTCATGAGTCACTCCAGCGTCAGCACCACCGTGCGCGCCGCCAAGAACCTGGGCTTTCGCTGCACCCTGGTCGAAGACGCCTGTGCCACCCGGGACCTGCCTTTCAAAGGTGGCGTCCTCAGCGCCGAACATGTCCAGCAGACTGAAATGGCGATCATGGCCGACAACTTCGCGACCCTCGCCCAGACTCAGGAACTGATCTGA
- a CDS encoding LysE family translocator gives MSLETWLLFSGAALVVILIPGPLSLLMISNSLNYGLRRSYPAFLGGVFASICLLSASALGLGALLLASEQLFSALKIVGALYLFYLAWQSWQQSRQPSVGAEVPQTAPTPRFRALFGRAFVLGASNPKDILFFAAFLPQFLSAQQPFLPQLLIMIATWTVLDLCCKVAYGLGAHGAARYLRSGKGQSWFNRISAGLFSGAGAASLLSR, from the coding sequence ATGAGTCTGGAAACCTGGCTGCTGTTCAGCGGCGCTGCACTGGTGGTGATCCTGATCCCGGGGCCACTGTCGTTGCTGATGATCAGCAACAGTCTGAATTATGGTCTGCGGCGTTCTTACCCGGCGTTTCTCGGCGGCGTATTTGCCTCGATCTGCCTGCTGAGCGCATCGGCATTGGGTCTGGGCGCCCTGCTGCTGGCTTCGGAGCAACTCTTCAGTGCGCTGAAGATTGTCGGCGCGCTGTACCTGTTCTACCTCGCTTGGCAAAGCTGGCAGCAATCGCGCCAGCCATCGGTCGGCGCCGAAGTGCCCCAGACCGCGCCGACACCGCGCTTTCGTGCACTGTTCGGGCGCGCGTTCGTGCTGGGTGCCAGCAACCCGAAAGACATTCTGTTCTTCGCCGCCTTCCTGCCACAGTTCTTGAGCGCACAGCAGCCCTTTCTGCCGCAGTTACTGATCATGATCGCCACCTGGACCGTGCTGGATCTGTGCTGCAAGGTGGCCTACGGCCTCGGTGCGCATGGTGCGGCGCGGTATCTGCGCAGCGGCAAGGGCCAGAGCTGGTTCAACCGGATCAGTGCCGGGTTGTTCAGTGGCGCGGGTGCTGCCTCCCTGTTGAGCCGCTAA
- a CDS encoding methylthioribulose 1-phosphate dehydratase translates to MSLTREQLAQQIIDAGRFLYGRGWSPATSSNYSTRLSATEALLTVSGKHKGQLGMDDVLATDMSGSSLEPGKKPSAETLLHTQLYNWRADIGAVLHTHSVNATVLSRLLQSPVITFEDYELQKAFSGISTHESKVRVPIFDNDQDIERLASKVQPWLDDHPDCVGYLIRGHGLYTWGPKMSDALRQIEAFEFLFECELKMRALINR, encoded by the coding sequence ATGAGCCTTACCCGTGAACAACTCGCCCAGCAAATCATCGACGCCGGGCGTTTTTTGTATGGCCGTGGCTGGTCGCCCGCCACCAGCAGCAACTATTCGACGCGACTGTCGGCCACCGAAGCCCTGTTGACCGTTTCCGGTAAACACAAAGGGCAGTTGGGGATGGATGACGTGCTGGCCACGGATATGTCGGGCAGCAGCCTGGAACCGGGCAAGAAGCCGTCTGCCGAAACCCTGCTGCACACCCAGTTATATAATTGGCGTGCCGACATCGGTGCGGTGCTGCACACCCATTCGGTCAATGCCACGGTGTTGTCGCGGCTGCTGCAGAGTCCGGTCATTACGTTTGAAGACTACGAACTGCAAAAAGCCTTTAGTGGGATCTCGACTCATGAGTCCAAGGTGCGGGTGCCGATCTTCGACAATGATCAGGACATCGAGCGCCTGGCGTCCAAAGTCCAGCCATGGCTCGACGACCATCCCGACTGTGTCGGTTACCTGATTCGCGGTCATGGCCTCTACACCTGGGGCCCGAAGATGAGCGATGCGTTGCGGCAGATCGAAGCGTTTGAGTTCCTGTTTGAATGCGAGCTGAAAATGCGCGCGTTGATTAACCGTTAA
- a CDS encoding NCS2 family permease has product MELSPPLRNGWLERIFKLSLHGTTVKTELIAGITTFITMAYIIFVNPNIMADAGIDHGAAFVATCIAAALGCLLMGLYANWPVGLAPGMGLNAFFTYTVVGTMGYHWEAALGAVFISGVLFMFLTLSRVREWLLNSIPVSLRFAMGAGVGLFLGIIGLKTAGIIVASPATLIKLGNLRDPAPLLAAVCFLMIAVLSYHRVFGAILISIITVTLAGWGLGLVHYGGILSTPPSLAPTWMAMDIAGVFNVSMISVVLAFLFVHMFDTAGTLMGVAQRAGLVGKDGKIENLSRALKADSASSVFGAMVGVPPVTSYVESAAGVAAGGRTGLTAVTVGVLFIAAMFFAPLAGMIPAYATAGALIYVAMLMMSGLEHIKWSEATDSIPAIVTAIMMPLTFSVADGIALGFITYVVLKAGTGKHKEISISLWVLCAIFIAKFIFL; this is encoded by the coding sequence CTGGAACTCTCGCCGCCGTTACGCAATGGCTGGCTGGAGCGCATTTTTAAACTCAGCTTGCATGGCACCACGGTGAAGACCGAGTTGATCGCAGGTATTACCACCTTCATCACCATGGCCTACATCATCTTCGTCAACCCCAACATCATGGCGGACGCCGGGATCGACCACGGCGCCGCCTTCGTCGCGACTTGCATCGCGGCTGCGCTCGGTTGCCTGTTGATGGGTCTGTACGCCAACTGGCCCGTCGGCCTCGCGCCAGGCATGGGCTTGAACGCCTTCTTTACCTACACCGTAGTCGGCACCATGGGTTACCACTGGGAAGCGGCACTGGGCGCGGTGTTCATTTCCGGTGTGCTGTTCATGTTCCTGACGCTATCGCGCGTACGGGAATGGCTGCTCAACAGTATTCCGGTGAGCTTGCGCTTCGCCATGGGCGCAGGCGTTGGTTTGTTCCTCGGGATCATCGGTCTGAAAACAGCTGGAATCATTGTCGCCAGCCCGGCCACGCTGATCAAACTGGGCAATCTGCGTGATCCTGCTCCTCTGCTGGCAGCCGTTTGTTTCCTGATGATTGCGGTACTGAGTTACCACCGCGTGTTCGGCGCGATCCTGATCAGCATCATCACCGTGACCCTGGCAGGCTGGGGTTTGGGCCTGGTGCACTACGGCGGCATTCTGTCGACACCGCCAAGCCTGGCACCGACCTGGATGGCCATGGACATCGCCGGCGTGTTCAACGTCAGCATGATCAGCGTGGTGCTGGCGTTCCTCTTCGTACACATGTTCGATACCGCCGGGACCCTGATGGGCGTGGCGCAACGGGCAGGTTTGGTCGGCAAGGACGGGAAGATCGAAAACCTCTCCCGAGCACTGAAAGCAGACAGTGCGTCGAGCGTGTTCGGGGCGATGGTCGGTGTGCCGCCAGTGACCAGTTACGTGGAAAGTGCCGCGGGTGTGGCCGCCGGTGGTCGTACCGGTCTTACCGCAGTGACCGTAGGTGTGCTATTTATTGCTGCGATGTTCTTCGCGCCGCTGGCTGGCATGATCCCCGCTTACGCCACCGCCGGTGCGCTGATCTACGTGGCCATGCTGATGATGAGCGGCCTGGAGCACATCAAATGGAGTGAAGCCACCGACAGCATTCCGGCGATCGTCACGGCCATCATGATGCCGCTGACCTTCTCGGTTGCCGACGGTATCGCGCTGGGCTTTATCACCTACGTGGTGCTCAAGGCCGGTACGGGTAAACACAAGGAAATTTCCATCAGTCTTTGGGTGCTGTGCGCGATCTTTATCGCCAAGTTCATTTTCTTGTAA
- a CDS encoding alpha/beta hydrolase has product MGACKSNRHLLNDGVMMLRVIALSLTLFTGLLSNAAQASVVLQRPISLDTGSGELFGSMLLPKSDSPVPVVLIISGSGPTDRNGNNPEGGNNDSLKRLAWVLAKHNIASVRYDKRGVAASLAATPDERNLTLEAYVADAVAWGQKLKSDPRMGPLILLGHSEGALVATLAAPQVDAAAVISVSGSARPVDQVLRQQLSNRMPPDLLLRSNELLDSLKAGHVDEHVPTPLQVIFRPSVQPYLISLFRQDPAAAFAKLKMPALIIQGSNDMQVGVGDAQMLKAAKPDAQLALIEGMNHVMRIVPNDIKRQLASYKDPQLPLAVELGSSILSFIDGLRAS; this is encoded by the coding sequence ATCGGTGCCTGCAAGTCCAACCGACACCTTCTGAATGATGGCGTGATGATGCTGCGAGTTATTGCCTTGAGCCTTACCCTGTTTACTGGCCTGCTTTCCAATGCAGCCCAGGCCTCTGTTGTACTGCAACGGCCAATCAGTCTGGATACCGGCAGCGGTGAGCTTTTCGGCTCGATGTTGCTGCCAAAGTCCGACAGCCCGGTGCCGGTTGTGCTGATCATTTCCGGCTCGGGCCCGACTGATCGTAACGGCAATAACCCGGAAGGCGGCAACAACGACAGCCTCAAGCGCCTGGCCTGGGTGTTGGCCAAACACAACATCGCCAGCGTGCGTTACGACAAACGCGGCGTGGCGGCCAGCCTCGCAGCGACCCCGGATGAACGCAATCTGACCCTTGAGGCCTACGTTGCCGATGCCGTGGCCTGGGGCCAGAAACTCAAGTCCGACCCGCGTATGGGGCCATTGATTCTGCTCGGGCACAGTGAAGGTGCACTGGTGGCCACACTCGCCGCTCCGCAAGTCGATGCCGCCGCAGTAATCTCCGTGTCCGGTAGCGCCCGTCCGGTAGATCAGGTCTTGCGTCAACAATTGAGCAATCGAATGCCTCCCGATCTGCTGCTGCGCAGCAATGAGCTGCTGGACAGCCTCAAGGCCGGACATGTCGATGAACATGTTCCGACGCCGCTGCAGGTGATCTTCCGTCCCAGCGTGCAACCGTACCTGATCAGCCTGTTTCGCCAGGACCCGGCAGCGGCTTTCGCCAAATTGAAAATGCCGGCGCTGATCATCCAGGGCAGCAACGACATGCAGGTCGGTGTCGGTGACGCACAGATGCTCAAAGCGGCGAAACCGGATGCCCAACTGGCGCTGATCGAAGGCATGAACCACGTGATGCGTATCGTGCCCAATGACATCAAACGGCAATTGGCCTCCTACAAAGACCCGCAACTGCCCCTCGCTGTCGAACTCGGCTCGAGCATCCTGAGCTTTATTGACGGACTTCGCGCCAGTTAA